One Dysosmobacter welbionis DNA segment encodes these proteins:
- a CDS encoding DNA methyltransferase — protein sequence MENRAFNMDCMEAMRSMPDQCFDLAVVDPPYGIDAANMNLGLGKTKKCSKIQNRNFGKKGWDKNIPPEKYFRELERVSKRQVIFGGNYFTPFLEQAHRGWIVWYKGQQGLTMSDCELAYSTFDTPTRVVIINRAQFQKEGFKIHPTQKPVALYAWIFQHYANHGDRILDTHLGSGSSRIAAWDAGLDFIGYEIDREYFEAQEKRFQQHTAQLSIFGEGVSDHNIHF from the coding sequence ATGGAGAACCGGGCTTTTAATATGGATTGCATGGAGGCCATGCGCTCCATGCCGGATCAATGTTTCGACCTGGCCGTGGTAGATCCCCCGTATGGGATAGATGCAGCCAATATGAATTTAGGGCTAGGGAAAACAAAGAAATGTTCAAAAATTCAAAACCGAAATTTCGGGAAAAAGGGCTGGGATAAAAATATTCCTCCAGAAAAATACTTTCGAGAATTAGAACGGGTATCGAAAAGACAAGTCATTTTTGGAGGGAATTACTTCACACCATTTCTTGAACAAGCACATAGAGGATGGATTGTTTGGTATAAGGGGCAACAAGGGCTAACAATGAGCGACTGCGAACTGGCGTATTCCACATTCGACACACCGACAAGGGTGGTGATTATAAATCGAGCACAGTTTCAAAAAGAAGGGTTTAAGATACATCCGACCCAAAAGCCGGTGGCCCTGTATGCCTGGATTTTTCAACACTACGCAAATCACGGGGACCGGATCCTGGACACACACCTGGGGAGCGGGTCAAGCCGGATCGCCGCGTGGGACGCCGGGCTTGATTTTATCGGATACGAGATCGACCGGGAGTATTTCGAGGCCCAGGAAAAGCGGTTCCAACAACACACCGCGCAACTGTCCATATTTGGCGAGGGAGTATCTGATCACAATATACATTTTTAG
- a CDS encoding rolling circle replication-associated protein, which yields MAYVHRRVKAGRTIEHRKMQSYRIHTKGVQRGPNHGTTSAKQAKINERVAEEHLRWDLNANFGHRDLHAVLHYYAKDTSFEEILEHKAVFLRNLRKICKKRGIKYKAVVVIETKRMTNPHIHVVITHMDPEIITEAWEFVPRGGGGVSFKPLDRRGNHAKLAAYLVKESRSTMEKYREIGKRGKRYSKTQNMAKPVITYTTVAASSWRKEPKPSKGAVLYMFDDGSTTRSGWHEISGYPYQEYFEVFNE from the coding sequence ATGGCCTATGTCCATAGGCGGGTGAAAGCTGGCCGCACCATCGAACACAGGAAAATGCAGTCATACCGGATCCACACCAAGGGGGTCCAGAGGGGGCCGAACCACGGGACCACATCGGCAAAGCAGGCCAAGATCAACGAGCGGGTGGCAGAGGAGCACCTGCGCTGGGACCTCAACGCCAATTTTGGCCACCGAGATCTCCACGCCGTCCTCCACTACTACGCCAAGGACACCAGCTTTGAGGAAATCCTGGAACACAAAGCCGTTTTCCTGCGGAACCTGCGGAAGATCTGCAAAAAACGCGGGATCAAGTACAAGGCCGTGGTGGTCATCGAAACCAAAAGGATGACAAATCCGCACATTCATGTGGTAATAACGCACATGGACCCGGAGATCATCACGGAGGCGTGGGAGTTTGTGCCGAGGGGCGGCGGGGGCGTCAGCTTCAAACCGCTGGACCGCCGCGGGAACCATGCAAAGCTGGCGGCCTATCTGGTCAAAGAAAGCCGGTCAACCATGGAGAAGTACCGGGAGATCGGGAAGCGGGGCAAGAGGTACAGCAAAACACAAAACATGGCCAAGCCCGTGATTACATACACCACCGTGGCCGCTTCCTCCTGGCGCAAGGAGCCGAAGCCAAGCAAGGGCGCCGTGCTGTACATGTTCGATGACGGATCCACCACGCGGAGCGGGTGGCATGAAATCAGCGGTTACCCATACCAGGAATATTTTGAGGTTTTCAACGAATAG
- a CDS encoding DUF4406 domain-containing protein, whose amino-acid sequence MKIYLAGRIAGDRKYRAKFREAAKALEGMGHVVLNPATLPDGLTDADYMQICMAMLNAADLAVFLPDYRESRGAMVEWAYCQRIGKDCALYMDMTGGGRQ is encoded by the coding sequence ATGAAAATTTACCTTGCCGGCAGGATCGCCGGGGATAGAAAATACCGGGCAAAGTTCCGGGAGGCCGCCAAGGCGCTGGAGGGAATGGGGCATGTAGTCCTAAACCCTGCCACCCTGCCGGACGGACTGACAGACGCGGACTATATGCAGATCTGCATGGCCATGCTGAACGCGGCGGATCTGGCCGTGTTCCTGCCGGACTACCGGGAGAGCCGCGGCGCCATGGTGGAATGGGCGTACTGCCAGAGGATTGGGAAAGACTGCGCCCTATACATGGACATGACAGGGGGCGGCAGACAGTGA
- a CDS encoding DNA cytosine methyltransferase yields MSKAQISMWEEKIVDSFAGGGGASTGIELATGRVVDIAINHDPDAILMHKTNHPHTVHYQASVWDVDPLEVTGGSPVGLLWASPDCKHFSKAKGGKPVNKRIRGLAWIVLRWAGTVRPRVIILENVEEFQTWGPVRRGRPVKSKAGQTFKQFISQLEGLGYAAEWRELVAADYGAPTTRKRFFLIARCDGRPIVWPEPTHAPAGSREVLEGRKKPWRSAAEIIDWSLPCPSIFDTREEIREKYGLSAQRPLRPNTMRRVARGVDKFVIKSAAPFIVPMGYGERDGQAPRVHNIADPAPTAVGKGKHGVCGPAMVPWTVTNTTNSTGHPVNEPIDTARTGGGGGQMFLGASLIQYHTEQSEHVRGQEITGPIMTIDAANRYGLTAASLVKYYGNDQHGQNIRDPLHTVISKDHEGLTTAHLVKMKGTNLGGPATEPVQTITAGGGHHGVVTTRITRAEPGADLKHWPEIRELLNTYCGYDLGPEDVILLQIGGVWYFMADIGLRMLTPRELYRANGFPDDYKIERDYTGQTYGKSKQVARCGNAVPPPFATALVRANLPEWCAGVEISTMEELERAVAV; encoded by the coding sequence GTGAGCAAAGCGCAGATCAGCATGTGGGAGGAAAAGATTGTGGACAGTTTCGCCGGCGGCGGTGGAGCTTCCACGGGAATTGAACTGGCCACGGGCCGGGTGGTGGACATAGCGATCAACCACGATCCAGACGCCATTTTAATGCACAAGACCAACCACCCGCACACCGTACACTATCAGGCCAGCGTGTGGGATGTGGACCCGCTCGAAGTCACCGGCGGCAGCCCGGTGGGCCTGTTGTGGGCCTCCCCTGACTGCAAGCATTTCAGCAAGGCCAAGGGCGGGAAGCCCGTGAACAAACGGATCCGGGGGCTGGCCTGGATCGTCCTCCGCTGGGCTGGGACGGTCCGCCCCCGCGTGATCATCCTGGAGAATGTCGAGGAGTTCCAGACCTGGGGGCCGGTACGCCGCGGGCGCCCGGTGAAGTCAAAGGCCGGGCAGACATTCAAGCAGTTTATTTCCCAACTGGAGGGCCTGGGCTATGCCGCGGAGTGGCGGGAACTGGTGGCGGCGGACTATGGAGCGCCGACAACGCGCAAGAGGTTTTTCCTGATCGCCCGCTGCGACGGGCGGCCCATTGTGTGGCCGGAACCAACCCACGCGCCAGCGGGCAGCCGGGAGGTGCTGGAGGGGCGGAAAAAGCCGTGGAGGAGCGCGGCGGAGATCATAGACTGGAGCCTCCCATGCCCCTCCATTTTCGACACGCGGGAGGAAATCCGGGAGAAATACGGCCTTTCCGCCCAGCGGCCCCTCCGCCCAAACACCATGCGCCGGGTAGCCAGAGGCGTGGACAAGTTTGTGATCAAATCCGCTGCCCCGTTTATCGTACCAATGGGCTACGGGGAGCGGGACGGACAGGCCCCGCGAGTTCACAATATCGCAGACCCAGCACCCACGGCGGTGGGGAAAGGCAAGCATGGAGTTTGCGGCCCGGCCATGGTGCCGTGGACGGTGACAAACACCACCAACTCCACGGGGCACCCCGTCAATGAGCCGATAGACACGGCACGGACCGGCGGCGGAGGCGGTCAAATGTTTTTGGGGGCCTCCCTGATCCAGTATCACACGGAGCAGTCAGAACATGTGAGAGGCCAGGAGATCACCGGGCCGATCATGACCATTGACGCAGCCAACCGCTACGGCCTGACGGCGGCAAGCCTGGTCAAATACTACGGGAACGACCAGCACGGCCAGAACATCCGAGACCCGCTCCACACGGTAATATCCAAGGACCACGAGGGCCTGACAACTGCGCACCTGGTCAAGATGAAAGGCACCAACCTGGGAGGGCCTGCCACGGAGCCAGTGCAGACCATCACCGCCGGAGGAGGCCATCATGGAGTGGTCACCACGCGGATCACAAGAGCGGAGCCGGGCGCGGATCTCAAACACTGGCCGGAGATCCGGGAGCTGCTGAATACATATTGCGGCTATGACCTGGGGCCGGAGGATGTGATCCTACTCCAGATCGGCGGCGTATGGTATTTCATGGCGGACATTGGCCTGCGCATGCTGACGCCGCGGGAACTGTACCGAGCCAACGGTTTCCCGGATGATTACAAGATCGAGCGGGACTATACCGGCCAAACCTACGGGAAAAGCAAGCAGGTGGCCAGATGTGGCAACGCCGTGCCCCCTCCCTTTGCCACGGCGCTGGTGCGGGCCAACCTGCCGGAGTGGTGCGCAGGGGTGGAGATCAGCACCATGGAGGAACTGGAAAGGGCGGTGGCGGTGTAA
- a CDS encoding XF1762 family protein produces MLEIVPMTLREANAFVEQNHRHHGPVAGHKFSIGLSDGERIVGVAIIGRPVSRHLDDGWTLEVNRLCTDGSRNACSMLYAAAWRAARAMGYKRLVTYILESENGASLRAAGWKCVGQAGGLRWTGRRRPEVDLYPAQMKIRFERTAE; encoded by the coding sequence ATGCTGGAAATCGTCCCCATGACATTGCGGGAGGCCAACGCCTTTGTGGAGCAAAACCACCGCCATCATGGCCCGGTGGCCGGGCATAAATTCTCCATAGGGCTTTCGGACGGAGAGCGGATCGTGGGCGTTGCCATTATAGGGCGCCCGGTATCACGCCACCTGGATGATGGGTGGACCCTGGAGGTAAACCGCCTTTGTACTGACGGAAGCCGCAACGCCTGTTCCATGCTGTATGCCGCAGCGTGGAGGGCGGCGCGGGCAATGGGGTATAAGCGCCTGGTGACATACATCCTGGAGAGCGAAAACGGAGCAAGCCTGCGGGCAGCTGGGTGGAAATGCGTAGGACAGGCCGGCGGCCTACGATGGACCGGACGCCGGAGGCCGGAGGTAGACCTGTACCCAGCACAAATGAAAATCCGTTTTGAACGGACGGCGGAATGA
- a CDS encoding DUF5131 family protein → MNKTKIDWATMSWNPVTGCRHGCPYCYARRTARRFDAGCADPAPLPGGLHVLTEKIKATPYPYGFEPTMHRYRLNQPERQEEPQTVFVCSMADLFGRWVPTSWIVEVLDACRRAPQHRYLFLTKNPARYLELDHMALLPHESNFWYGSTVANEDAEAMYTMQGVAINSFWSMEPLLGPVDMSKAEGLPQWVILGAETGNRREKVVPRREWVDQIVQFCAENEIPVFFKDNLRAHFPDLPPSTFPWDDRESKTAKWAANFMGRFERQV, encoded by the coding sequence ATGAACAAAACGAAAATTGACTGGGCCACCATGAGCTGGAACCCCGTAACTGGGTGCCGCCATGGGTGCCCATACTGCTACGCCAGACGGACCGCCCGCCGCTTTGACGCCGGGTGTGCGGATCCTGCCCCGCTGCCTGGCGGCCTCCATGTGCTGACGGAGAAAATCAAGGCCACGCCCTACCCATACGGGTTTGAGCCTACCATGCACCGCTACCGGCTGAACCAGCCGGAGCGCCAGGAGGAGCCGCAGACGGTTTTTGTGTGCAGCATGGCGGACCTGTTTGGCAGATGGGTGCCCACCTCCTGGATCGTGGAGGTCCTGGACGCATGCAGGCGCGCCCCGCAGCACCGCTATTTGTTTCTGACCAAGAACCCGGCCAGATACCTGGAGCTGGACCACATGGCCCTGCTTCCACATGAGAGCAATTTTTGGTATGGCAGCACCGTGGCAAACGAGGACGCAGAAGCCATGTACACCATGCAGGGGGTGGCAATAAACAGCTTTTGGTCCATGGAGCCGCTGCTGGGGCCGGTGGACATGAGCAAGGCGGAGGGACTGCCGCAATGGGTGATCCTGGGAGCTGAAACCGGGAACCGCCGGGAAAAAGTGGTGCCGCGGCGGGAATGGGTGGATCAGATCGTGCAGTTTTGCGCGGAGAATGAGATCCCCGTGTTTTTCAAGGACAACCTCCGGGCGCACTTCCCGGATCTCCCGCCATCCACTTTCCCATGGGATGACCGAGAGAGTAAAACGGCAAAGTGGGCCGCCAACTTCATGGGGCGCTTTGAAAGGCAGGTGTGA
- a CDS encoding DUF1064 domain-containing protein, giving the protein MAISLSDLPPKYQQQAMEKYRKQQTRRGPMPSAADVQDPGKPMKYRNNPTERVTSSGAVIRFDSQKEARRYDHLILRQQAGEIRDLRLQVDFTLQEAYTDQEGRRIRAIRYRADFTYRERDGRLVVEDVKSRPTRTREYLIKRKLMKEQRGIDITEV; this is encoded by the coding sequence ATGGCAATCAGTCTTTCAGACCTGCCGCCAAAGTATCAGCAGCAGGCCATGGAAAAATACAGGAAGCAACAGACGCGGCGGGGGCCTATGCCCTCCGCCGCCGATGTGCAGGATCCGGGGAAGCCGATGAAGTATCGAAACAACCCCACCGAGCGGGTCACCTCCTCCGGGGCCGTCATACGCTTTGACAGCCAGAAAGAGGCCAGGAGATACGACCACCTGATCCTCCGCCAGCAGGCCGGAGAAATCCGGGATCTGCGCCTCCAGGTGGATTTTACTTTGCAAGAGGCATACACGGACCAGGAGGGGCGGAGGATCCGCGCTATCAGATACAGGGCGGATTTTACATACAGGGAGCGGGACGGGCGCCTGGTGGTGGAGGATGTGAAAAGCCGGCCAACCAGGACGCGGGAATACCTGATCAAGCGCAAACTGATGAAAGAACAGCGCGGAATTGACATAACAGAGGTGTGA
- a CDS encoding terminase gpA endonuclease subunit, whose amino-acid sequence MRPYRVKPYTVPSWIHRALLSLRPAERLPVSKWAEKWRVLPDTNAIPGPFRNSVTPYLAEIMDAFSNEDVERIVFVKPTQVGGTTALENMLASAIDQDPAPTMIVYPSKELAGRTVEAKLEPMIRQCKPLAAKYREAESQKLKLKFETMFVFLSGANSPASLSSTPIRYLFLDEVDKFPGASKKEADPVSLAIERTKTYTTNRKIFMASTPTLKSGHIWKAKEEAEAEKHYFVPCPHCGEYIEFVFAQLKWPSKDDVPDSAERAEMAAYSCQACGAVITDQDKGKMLAAGRWQTVRQTAARPSSVAYWLNTLYSPFTRFSEIAKEFLRCKDDPELLQNFVNSWLAEPWEDTKLRTNAELVLERQTEVEAYDLPKWTKLITAGIDVQENCLYWTIRAWGDYMTSQNIAHGQALSMNEVAQIMNTEFIHPDGQRLVVSLALMDSGDQTDEVYDFCLLNSDWVLPSKGTSTMLSNYRLSTINKAGSNANGMTLVLVDGGKYKDMIAARMRKPNGRGSWMVYKDCDLDYAEQVTAEHKVTERVNGKVVQKWVPKTTHADNHYLDCEVYAAAAADMQGVRSLYLQSQEPEKPKKPEPAPTPEENWIRQNESWV is encoded by the coding sequence ATGAGGCCGTACAGGGTAAAGCCGTACACGGTGCCATCGTGGATCCACCGGGCGCTCCTGTCCCTGCGGCCAGCGGAACGCCTGCCGGTTTCCAAATGGGCGGAGAAATGGCGGGTCCTGCCCGACACCAACGCCATACCGGGGCCATTCCGCAACAGCGTGACCCCGTATCTGGCGGAGATCATGGACGCCTTTTCCAACGAGGATGTGGAGCGGATCGTATTTGTAAAGCCCACCCAGGTGGGAGGCACCACGGCCCTGGAGAATATGCTGGCAAGCGCCATTGACCAAGACCCAGCACCGACTATGATCGTCTACCCCTCCAAGGAACTGGCAGGGCGGACGGTGGAGGCGAAACTGGAGCCGATGATCCGGCAATGCAAACCGCTGGCAGCCAAGTACCGGGAGGCGGAAAGTCAAAAGCTAAAGCTGAAATTTGAAACCATGTTCGTTTTTCTTTCGGGAGCAAACAGTCCGGCATCCCTGTCCTCCACCCCGATCCGGTATCTGTTTCTTGACGAAGTGGACAAATTTCCGGGAGCCTCCAAAAAAGAGGCGGATCCGGTTTCCCTGGCCATAGAGCGCACCAAGACCTACACCACAAACCGCAAGATCTTCATGGCCTCCACCCCGACGCTAAAATCCGGCCATATCTGGAAAGCCAAGGAGGAGGCAGAAGCGGAGAAGCATTATTTCGTACCATGCCCCCATTGCGGTGAGTACATCGAATTTGTTTTTGCACAGCTGAAATGGCCGAGCAAGGACGATGTGCCGGACAGCGCCGAGCGGGCAGAAATGGCAGCGTATTCCTGCCAAGCCTGCGGGGCCGTGATCACAGACCAGGACAAGGGGAAAATGCTGGCCGCCGGCAGGTGGCAGACGGTCCGGCAGACCGCCGCCAGGCCCTCCAGCGTGGCCTATTGGCTGAACACCCTGTACTCCCCTTTCACGCGGTTTTCAGAGATCGCCAAGGAGTTCCTGCGTTGCAAAGATGACCCGGAGCTGCTGCAAAACTTTGTCAACAGCTGGCTGGCGGAGCCGTGGGAGGACACCAAACTGCGCACCAATGCGGAGCTGGTGCTGGAACGGCAGACCGAGGTGGAGGCATACGACCTGCCGAAATGGACAAAGCTGATCACCGCCGGCATTGATGTGCAGGAAAACTGCCTTTACTGGACAATCCGGGCCTGGGGAGATTACATGACCAGCCAGAACATTGCACACGGACAGGCGCTTTCCATGAACGAGGTGGCGCAGATCATGAACACCGAGTTTATACACCCGGACGGACAGCGGCTTGTGGTGTCCCTGGCCTTGATGGACAGCGGAGACCAGACGGATGAAGTTTACGACTTTTGCCTACTAAATTCAGATTGGGTGTTGCCAAGCAAAGGAACCAGCACCATGCTGTCTAACTATCGCCTATCCACGATCAACAAGGCAGGAAGCAATGCCAACGGAATGACACTGGTACTGGTGGACGGGGGAAAATACAAGGACATGATCGCCGCCCGCATGAGGAAGCCAAACGGGCGCGGATCATGGATGGTCTACAAGGACTGCGATCTGGACTATGCGGAGCAGGTTACCGCGGAGCATAAAGTGACCGAGCGAGTAAACGGGAAAGTGGTGCAGAAATGGGTGCCAAAAACTACCCATGCAGATAACCACTATCTGGACTGCGAGGTGTACGCGGCGGCGGCGGCGGACATGCAGGGCGTCCGATCCCTCTACCTGCAAAGCCAAGAGCCGGAGAAGCCAAAAAAGCCGGAGCCTGCGCCGACACCGGAGGAAAATTGGATCCGGCAAAATGAAAGCTGGGTATAA
- a CDS encoding peptidylprolyl isomerase — MENTQMKPAEMLEQVNKAIAAVLVGGQSYKIGSRSLTRADLSMLKSMRDDLEAQVAAGTPSHLLDRTFVAYFDGR, encoded by the coding sequence ATGGAAAACACGCAGATGAAGCCGGCGGAAATGCTGGAGCAGGTAAATAAAGCCATTGCGGCGGTGCTGGTGGGAGGCCAGTCATACAAGATCGGCAGCCGGTCCCTGACACGGGCGGACCTGTCCATGCTGAAATCCATGCGGGACGATCTGGAGGCCCAGGTGGCAGCGGGCACCCCCTCCCACCTGCTGGATCGGACCTTTGTGGCCTACTTTGACGGGAGGTGA
- a CDS encoding HK97 family phage prohead protease, which produces MGQILTRQEEGQDSRRRTISFSSEEPYRRYFGMEILDHAAGAVNLERLNSVGVLLFNHDVDKVVGRVIRAWIENNRGMAEVEFDTDADAEKVFGKVQSGTLKTTSVRYSVDSWEEVRPGATSADGRFQGPCQIARRWTPLEVSIVSVPADATVGVGRSDADTAPDLSAYERQIQVNQNTFRR; this is translated from the coding sequence ATGGGGCAAATTCTAACCCGACAGGAGGAGGGGCAGGACAGCCGCAGACGGACAATTAGCTTTTCCAGCGAGGAGCCATACCGGCGCTATTTTGGCATGGAGATCCTGGACCATGCAGCCGGAGCCGTAAACCTGGAGCGCCTGAACAGCGTGGGCGTTCTCCTGTTCAACCACGATGTGGACAAAGTGGTGGGACGGGTGATCCGTGCCTGGATCGAAAATAACCGCGGCATGGCGGAGGTGGAATTTGACACCGACGCCGACGCAGAAAAAGTTTTCGGAAAGGTGCAGAGCGGAACCCTGAAAACCACCTCTGTCCGATACAGCGTGGACAGCTGGGAGGAGGTGCGCCCCGGCGCCACATCCGCCGATGGACGGTTTCAGGGACCGTGCCAGATCGCCAGGCGGTGGACGCCCCTGGAGGTGTCCATTGTTTCCGTGCCGGCAGACGCCACCGTGGGCGTAGGCCGTTCCGACGCAGACACGGCACCGGACCTGTCCGCATACGAGCGGCAGATCCAAGTCAATCAAAACACTTTTAGGAGGTAA
- a CDS encoding DUF4175 domain-containing protein, which produces MTIQEMIARQQAIVTQARNEGRGLSREEQTEFDQLQGKIDAARAAGGQEGTQGGAESPADGSRGAGDPAGAEGQDGGSDATRQAVEAERQRNSDIVALCRQVGMDPAEHIRSGHTMDQVRQAAVDFMIANGGPVATRTDDGQGNEFRNAAVDALLLRAGVPVSNPAREAESLRGMSVRDLMIECMARSGEGTTTSLLRMGKNDLWDMAVRQFLSPTASFPAILDQAIQKSIVHQYQNVLTTFDLWTSKGSLPDFKPSKAHEYTIGGGEFDKVTEGGELKHSSLDTSMNPLRKLDTYGTQFTMTREAFINDDIGFLSEMPGQYARVAKRKINKQVYEVIVKNPAVYDGVALFDDAHKNLISTGTAPTIESVQKMMMKLLRQTDPFGESIMVQPKFILVPVGYGFLMSQLLETAQVDVDGIGSHTANALYKYRTQLQVVEEGTINALAGTSAVPWYIVGDKSTAKSVQVDYLNGVDTPSFRRSEKAGYLGFVWDIWLDWGITVMDHRGIVRNNGVAITE; this is translated from the coding sequence ATGACCATTCAGGAAATGATCGCCAGACAGCAGGCGATTGTGACCCAGGCCCGGAACGAGGGCCGGGGCCTGTCCCGCGAGGAGCAGACGGAGTTTGACCAGCTCCAGGGCAAGATTGACGCTGCCCGCGCCGCAGGCGGCCAGGAGGGAACCCAGGGCGGCGCGGAGTCTCCCGCAGACGGCAGCCGCGGCGCCGGGGATCCTGCCGGCGCAGAGGGCCAGGACGGCGGAAGCGACGCAACCAGACAGGCCGTCGAGGCGGAGCGCCAGCGCAACAGCGACATTGTGGCACTGTGCCGCCAGGTGGGCATGGACCCCGCAGAGCATATCCGCAGCGGCCACACCATGGACCAGGTGCGCCAGGCGGCGGTGGACTTCATGATCGCAAACGGCGGCCCCGTAGCAACCCGGACCGATGACGGCCAGGGGAATGAGTTCCGAAACGCAGCCGTGGACGCCCTGCTGCTGCGGGCCGGCGTTCCCGTGAGCAATCCGGCCAGAGAGGCGGAGAGCCTGCGCGGTATGTCTGTGCGGGATCTTATGATCGAGTGCATGGCCCGGAGCGGCGAGGGAACCACCACTTCCCTGCTGCGCATGGGAAAGAATGACCTGTGGGACATGGCGGTGCGCCAGTTCCTTTCCCCCACGGCCTCTTTCCCTGCCATTCTGGACCAGGCGATCCAGAAATCCATCGTTCACCAGTACCAGAATGTGCTCACCACCTTTGACCTGTGGACCAGCAAGGGGAGCCTGCCGGACTTCAAGCCCAGCAAGGCCCATGAATACACCATCGGCGGCGGGGAGTTCGACAAGGTGACCGAGGGCGGAGAGCTGAAGCATAGCAGCCTGGACACCAGCATGAACCCGCTGCGCAAGCTGGACACCTACGGGACGCAGTTCACCATGACCCGCGAGGCGTTCATCAATGATGACATTGGCTTTTTGTCCGAAATGCCGGGCCAGTATGCCCGCGTGGCAAAGCGGAAGATCAACAAGCAGGTGTATGAGGTCATCGTGAAGAACCCGGCCGTATATGACGGTGTGGCCCTGTTTGATGACGCCCACAAGAACCTGATCTCCACCGGAACGGCCCCCACCATTGAGAGTGTCCAGAAAATGATGATGAAGCTGCTGCGCCAGACGGATCCTTTCGGCGAAAGCATTATGGTACAGCCCAAATTCATTCTGGTGCCTGTGGGGTACGGCTTCCTTATGTCCCAGCTGCTTGAAACCGCGCAGGTTGATGTGGACGGAATTGGCAGCCACACCGCAAACGCGCTGTACAAGTACCGGACCCAGCTCCAGGTGGTGGAGGAGGGCACAATCAATGCCCTGGCCGGAACCAGTGCGGTGCCCTGGTACATCGTAGGCGACAAGTCCACGGCCAAGAGCGTCCAGGTGGACTATCTGAACGGCGTTGATACACCGAGTTTCCGCCGGAGTGAAAAGGCCGGTTACCTGGGCTTTGTGTGGGACATTTGGCTTGATTGGGGTATCACCGTCATGGACCACCGCGGAATCGTCCGCAACAACGGTGTGGCCATCACCGAGTAA
- a CDS encoding DUF2190 family protein has protein sequence MNARYWQKGETLDYTATKEAVTNGQVVSLGGRIGVAGNDIAKGETGALHVTGVFIMEKAASVTVTMGAALYFDESEEKITTVAAGNVPAGYAAADAGASDATVLVNIGDPNGAAAEVAAVHDSLALKDTSGKVYDITVSTSGTLTATARE, from the coding sequence ATGAACGCGAGATATTGGCAGAAAGGCGAAACCCTGGACTACACCGCCACCAAGGAGGCCGTGACCAACGGCCAGGTGGTGAGCCTGGGAGGCCGGATCGGCGTAGCGGGAAATGACATTGCCAAGGGCGAAACCGGCGCCCTGCATGTTACCGGCGTGTTTATCATGGAAAAGGCCGCCTCTGTGACCGTGACCATGGGCGCCGCCCTCTACTTCGACGAAAGCGAGGAGAAGATCACCACGGTGGCGGCGGGAAATGTCCCTGCCGGCTATGCCGCCGCAGACGCGGGGGCAAGTGACGCCACCGTGCTGGTCAATATCGGGGATCCCAACGGAGCAGCCGCGGAGGTGGCCGCCGTGCATGACAGCCTGGCGCTGAAAGATACGAGCGGGAAAGTGTATGACATTACCGTGAGCACATCCGGCACACTGACCGCAACCGCGAGGGAGTAA
- a CDS encoding SWIM zinc finger family protein, translated as MKRVDEMKGKGLYIAAGVVLVLALVCLFTGEIQAFGGGVVIAAALAAYGQWKKGHPETSELRTIEGREGSETIRETVSYSLVFPVRKTELVSIRSRRCPVGHSFGEWNEKVHRGAAQSDRFEKASHECLGLISYDVDTGTAEVSGSTGTKYTTTLDYCSCPDFEKRSKPCKHIYFLALQMGYTSEDFYNN; from the coding sequence ATGAAAAGGGTGGATGAAATGAAAGGGAAAGGGTTGTACATTGCTGCCGGCGTGGTTTTGGTCTTGGCGCTTGTGTGCCTGTTCACCGGCGAAATTCAAGCGTTTGGTGGCGGCGTTGTAATTGCCGCCGCCTTGGCCGCGTATGGCCAATGGAAAAAGGGGCACCCGGAAACAAGCGAACTCCGCACAATAGAGGGGCGGGAGGGGAGCGAAACGATCCGGGAAACTGTTTCGTATTCGCTTGTGTTTCCGGTCAGAAAAACAGAATTGGTTTCCATCCGCAGCAGGCGGTGCCCGGTTGGCCACTCGTTTGGGGAATGGAACGAAAAGGTACACCGCGGTGCGGCGCAGTCGGACCGCTTTGAAAAGGCGTCCCATGAATGTCTTGGGTTGATCAGCTATGATGTGGACACCGGGACCGCAGAGGTCAGCGGATCCACCGGCACCAAATACACCACAACGCTGGATTATTGTTCATGCCCTGATTTTGAAAAGCGCAGTAAACCGTGCAAGCACATATATTTCCTTGCTTTGCAAATGGGATATACCAGCGAAGATTTTTATAATAACTGA